The Macaca fascicularis isolate 582-1 chromosome 1, T2T-MFA8v1.1 genome includes a window with the following:
- the GADD45A gene encoding growth arrest and DNA damage-inducible protein GADD45 alpha, with protein MTLEEFSAGEQKTERMDKVGDALEEVLSKALSQRTITVGVYEAAKLLNVDPDNVVLCLLAADEDDDRDVALQIHFTLIQAFCCENDINILRVSNPGRLAELLLLETDAGPAATEGAEQPPDLHCVLVTNPHSSQWKDPALSQLICFCRESRYMDQWVPVINLPER; from the exons ATGACTTTGGAGGAATTCTCGGCTGGAGAGCAGAAGACCGAAAG GATGGATAAGGTGGGGGATGCCCTGGAGGAAGTGCTCAGCAAAGCCCTGAGTCAGCGCACGATCACTGTCGGGGTGTACGAAGCGGCCAAACTGCTCAACGT CGACCCCGATAACGTGGTGTTGTGCCTGCTGGCGGCGGACGAGGACGACGACCGAGATGTGGCTCTGCAGATCCACTTCACCCTGATCCAGGCGTTCTGCTGCGAGAACGACATCAACATCCTGCGCGTCAGCAACCCGGGCCGGCTGGCGGAGCTCCTGCTCTTGGAGACCGACGCTGGCCCCGCGGCGACCGAGGGCGCCGAGCAGCCCCCGGACCTGCACTGCGTGCTGGTGACG AATCCACATTCATCTCAATGGAAGGATCCTGCCTTAAGTCAACTTATTTGTTTTTGCCGGGAAAGTCGCTACATGGATCAGTGGGTTCCGGTGATTAATCTCCCTGAACGGTGA